From the Flavimarina sp. Hel_I_48 genome, one window contains:
- a CDS encoding enoyl-ACP reductase: MAYNLLKGKRGIIFGALDEKSIAWKTAERVHEEGGTFVLTNAPIAMRMGSINTLAEKTNSKVIPADATSVEDLEKLVDEAVKELGGKIDFVLHSIGMSINVRKGKHYTDQNYDWTAKGWDVSAGSFHKTMQVLYKKDAMSEWGSIVALTYMAAQRVFPDYNDMADNKAYLESIARSFGYFFGRDKKVRVNTISQSPTPTTAGQGVKGFDGFIAYADKMSPLGNATAMECADYTITLFSDLTKKVTLQNLFHDGGFSNMGVSDGVMEAFVKENE, from the coding sequence ATGGCCTACAACTTATTAAAAGGAAAAAGGGGAATAATCTTTGGAGCCCTGGATGAAAAATCGATCGCATGGAAAACTGCTGAGCGCGTTCATGAAGAGGGGGGCACCTTTGTACTTACTAACGCGCCTATTGCCATGCGCATGGGAAGTATCAACACCCTGGCCGAAAAAACAAATTCAAAAGTCATACCTGCAGATGCTACTTCTGTAGAAGATCTTGAAAAGCTGGTAGATGAAGCGGTAAAAGAACTGGGCGGTAAAATCGATTTTGTACTGCACAGTATCGGTATGTCTATCAACGTGCGCAAAGGGAAGCATTATACTGATCAAAATTATGACTGGACTGCAAAAGGATGGGATGTAAGTGCAGGTTCTTTTCATAAAACAATGCAGGTTTTATATAAAAAAGACGCTATGAGTGAGTGGGGAAGTATCGTTGCCCTCACCTATATGGCGGCGCAGCGCGTATTTCCAGATTATAATGACATGGCAGACAACAAAGCCTACCTTGAAAGTATTGCCCGTAGTTTTGGTTACTTCTTTGGTCGTGATAAAAAAGTACGTGTGAATACCATCTCGCAATCACCTACGCCTACAACGGCAGGACAGGGAGTAAAAGGCTTTGACGGATTTATCGCTTACGCGGATAAAATGAGTCCGCTGGGCAATGCTACTGCAATGGAATGCGCAGATTATACAATCACCCTTTTCTCAGATCTTACGAAGAAAGTTACACTTCAAAACCTTTTTCATGATGGCGGGTTCAGTAATATGGGCGTCAGCGATGGTGTAATGGAAGCTTTTGTGAAAGAAAATGAATAA
- a CDS encoding response regulator transcription factor — translation METENKKILLVEDDPNFGTVLKDYLSMNDYDVTHAKNGMEGFEKFKKDDFDLCILDVMMPYKDGFTLAKEIREKNEEVPIIFLTAKAMKEDVLKGYKVGADDYLNKPFDSEVLLMKIKAIIMRKATDSVADSKQFEFNIGNFFLNSKLRFLTFKDNEPNKLSPKENELLRLLALHENDLMPRELALTKIWRDDNYFTSRSMDVYIAKLRKYLKVDDSVEILNIHGEGFRLVVKKDEQEKQNVNSEQSN, via the coding sequence ATGGAAACAGAAAACAAAAAAATCTTACTTGTAGAGGACGATCCAAATTTTGGTACCGTACTCAAAGATTATCTTTCAATGAACGACTACGATGTAACACATGCCAAAAATGGGATGGAAGGTTTTGAGAAGTTCAAAAAAGATGATTTTGATCTTTGCATCCTTGACGTCATGATGCCTTATAAAGATGGTTTTACATTAGCGAAGGAGATCCGCGAGAAGAATGAGGAAGTCCCCATTATTTTCCTTACGGCCAAAGCTATGAAGGAGGATGTGTTAAAAGGGTATAAGGTAGGTGCAGATGATTATCTGAACAAACCTTTTGATAGTGAAGTGCTATTGATGAAAATCAAGGCTATAATCATGCGTAAAGCCACAGATTCTGTAGCAGATAGCAAACAATTTGAGTTCAATATTGGTAATTTTTTCCTGAACTCAAAACTACGTTTCCTTACGTTTAAAGATAATGAGCCGAATAAACTTTCCCCTAAAGAAAATGAATTGCTCCGTCTTTTAGCGCTTCATGAAAACGATCTTATGCCAAGGGAACTGGCATTGACAAAAATATGGAGGGATGACAATTATTTTACATCCAGAAGTATGGATGTTTATATTGCAAAACTGCGTAAATACCTCAAAGTGGATGATTCTGTTGAGATCCTAAATATACATGGGGAAGGATTCCGTCTTGTGGTAAAGAAAGATGAACAAGAGAAGCAGAATGTAAATAGTGAACAAAGTAACTAG
- a CDS encoding glycosyltransferase: MAFSFSFIIPVYNRPDEVKELLGSFEKQEYKGDYEILIVEDGSTVPSEEIVKSFKNLPVRYFFKENSGPGPSRNYGMEQAAGDYFIILDSDCILPPTYIHAVKGELDSAPVDFFGGPDAAHEDFSSLQKAINYSMTAMLTTGGIRGKKKAAGKFQPRSFNMGISKQAFLASGGFGKIHPGEDPDLTLRLWKMGFKSRFIANAFVYHKRRISWKSFYGQVRKFGLVRPILNLWHPDSAKLTYWFPTVFIVGAAMSILLFLAGFALPFVILLLYLLILMIDASIKNRSIAIGITAVFATLVQFVGYGLGFAESMLAVRWFKKLPQEQFPHLFFD, from the coding sequence ATGGCTTTTTCCTTCTCTTTTATAATTCCCGTTTACAACCGTCCCGATGAAGTGAAGGAACTTTTGGGCAGTTTTGAAAAGCAGGAATATAAAGGGGATTATGAAATCCTGATCGTAGAAGACGGCTCTACTGTTCCCTCAGAAGAGATCGTCAAAAGCTTTAAAAACCTACCTGTACGTTATTTTTTTAAAGAAAACAGCGGTCCCGGCCCTTCCCGCAATTATGGAATGGAGCAGGCAGCAGGCGATTATTTTATCATCCTGGACAGTGACTGTATTTTGCCCCCCACCTATATACATGCCGTTAAAGGGGAACTGGATAGCGCGCCCGTAGATTTTTTTGGAGGACCAGATGCGGCGCATGAAGATTTCAGTTCTTTGCAAAAAGCAATCAATTACAGTATGACCGCTATGCTAACCACCGGCGGAATCAGAGGAAAGAAAAAAGCAGCAGGCAAATTTCAGCCGCGCAGTTTTAATATGGGCATTAGTAAGCAAGCTTTTTTGGCCTCTGGAGGTTTCGGGAAAATTCATCCCGGCGAAGATCCAGATCTTACCCTACGCTTATGGAAAATGGGTTTTAAATCCCGTTTTATTGCAAACGCTTTTGTTTACCATAAAAGAAGGATCAGTTGGAAATCCTTTTACGGGCAGGTTCGTAAATTTGGACTGGTGCGGCCTATCCTCAATCTTTGGCATCCAGATTCGGCGAAGCTCACGTATTGGTTCCCCACGGTATTTATCGTTGGGGCTGCAATGAGTATCCTGCTTTTCCTTGCTGGTTTTGCTCTACCATTTGTGATTCTTCTGCTTTATTTGCTTATTTTAATGATTGATGCCAGTATAAAAAACAGGAGCATTGCAATAGGGATAACGGCCGTGTTTGCGACTCTTGTTCAATTTGTGGGCTATGGCCTGGGATTTGCAGAATCCATGCTGGCCGTGCGTTGGTTTAAAAAGCTTCCGCAGGAACAATTTCCGCATCTATTTTTTGATTAA
- the coaE gene encoding dephospho-CoA kinase (Dephospho-CoA kinase (CoaE) performs the final step in coenzyme A biosynthesis.): MIVVGLTGGIGSGKSTIARFFEEFGIPVYIADDEARRLMHTSRLVEGVTAIFGTEAYIDGNLNRSYIADIVFNDAAMLQRLNAIVHPAVAAHFETWSAAQDAPYVLKEAAILFENGGYKTCDFTILVTAPVAIRLKRVIKRDGTDEKSIRARMDQQWEDEKKVPLADFVIENIDLENSKKETRKIHVKILRSLVNS, encoded by the coding sequence ATGATTGTAGTGGGGCTTACAGGCGGTATAGGCAGTGGTAAAAGTACCATAGCCCGTTTCTTTGAAGAATTTGGTATACCGGTATATATCGCAGATGACGAAGCCAGGAGATTGATGCATACGTCGCGACTTGTTGAAGGCGTAACAGCAATATTTGGAACCGAAGCTTACATTGACGGGAATCTCAACCGATCGTACATTGCAGATATTGTGTTCAATGACGCAGCGATGCTGCAACGTCTCAATGCGATCGTGCATCCCGCGGTTGCAGCACATTTTGAAACGTGGAGCGCAGCACAAGATGCGCCCTATGTCCTGAAAGAAGCGGCAATACTTTTTGAAAATGGGGGCTATAAAACGTGTGATTTTACCATTTTAGTCACCGCGCCGGTTGCCATACGTCTGAAACGCGTTATTAAAAGGGATGGAACTGATGAAAAAAGCATACGTGCGCGAATGGATCAACAATGGGAAGATGAGAAAAAGGTTCCTTTAGCCGATTTTGTGATCGAAAATATCGATCTAGAAAACAGTAAAAAAGAGACTAGGAAAATTCATGTTAAAATCTTGCGAAGCCTTGTAAATAGTTAG
- a CDS encoding sensor histidine kinase, with translation MNKKLFVLLVVLMSLSLIGIIFVQGYWISNSIETKRGQFAFNAKQVLDAVANQLQNQEIDKLSTNILALRDKKSIGENENLYDLIYPKDDTITDDIYTLQNGILEQDRKLSIPVLDFEIDSIKFKRYLERQAAKIIDYDGNTSVNRQARLSRILNMNDLQRYSLEQIVTEVSRKVPIHKRVSEKELSRLLALELAERELKTSYEFAVYNNDLMTSVHSDGFDKGTKETTFSEPLFEDIEGDKDYQLLANFPGEKRFVISSVMGMAALSILFTLIIVIAYASALQQLVKQRQISEIKTDFINNMTHEFKTPIATINLALDAIRNPKIANNPESLARYMGMIREENRRMHAQVENVLRISKLEKNQLDITKERLKLHDLIEDAVTHIELIVEDRGGYVQIHLGALKSSILANESHFTNVIVNILENAVKYTTGKPEIDVYTENVKNFIVMKIKDKGDGMSKNIQKRIFDKFYREHTGDIHNVKGHGLGLAYAKRIVEDHTGEIYVQSEKGKGSTFIIKLPLIS, from the coding sequence ATGAATAAAAAGTTGTTCGTACTCCTCGTCGTGCTTATGAGTTTATCTCTTATAGGCATAATATTCGTTCAGGGATATTGGATCTCGAACAGTATTGAGACAAAACGAGGGCAATTTGCCTTTAATGCAAAGCAAGTCCTGGATGCCGTAGCCAATCAATTGCAAAATCAGGAGATCGATAAGCTTTCTACAAATATTCTGGCTCTGCGGGATAAAAAAAGTATAGGGGAGAACGAAAATCTTTACGATCTTATCTACCCCAAAGATGATACTATTACAGACGATATTTATACCTTACAAAATGGTATTTTAGAGCAGGATCGCAAATTGAGTATCCCCGTATTGGATTTTGAAATCGACAGCATCAAATTCAAACGGTATTTAGAACGGCAAGCCGCAAAAATCATTGATTATGATGGTAATACTTCGGTAAACAGGCAAGCGCGTTTGTCCCGTATCCTGAATATGAACGATCTGCAGCGTTATTCCCTGGAGCAGATCGTTACAGAGGTCAGCAGAAAAGTGCCCATACACAAAAGAGTTAGCGAAAAAGAACTTAGCAGGTTGCTTGCCTTAGAGCTCGCTGAACGCGAGTTGAAGACCAGTTATGAATTTGCGGTTTATAACAATGATTTGATGACATCGGTACATTCTGATGGTTTTGATAAGGGCACTAAAGAAACGACATTCAGCGAGCCACTTTTTGAAGATATTGAGGGTGATAAAGATTACCAGCTTTTGGCAAATTTTCCTGGAGAGAAACGTTTTGTGATCTCTTCCGTAATGGGAATGGCGGCTTTGAGTATTTTATTCACCCTTATTATTGTGATTGCTTACGCCAGCGCACTTCAGCAACTGGTCAAGCAACGACAGATTTCGGAGATCAAAACCGATTTCATCAACAATATGACCCACGAATTTAAAACTCCCATTGCTACTATAAACTTAGCACTAGATGCAATCCGTAATCCAAAAATCGCAAATAACCCAGAATCCCTGGCGCGCTATATGGGAATGATCAGGGAAGAAAATAGACGCATGCATGCCCAGGTTGAGAATGTGCTGCGTATTTCTAAATTAGAAAAAAACCAGCTTGATATCACCAAAGAACGTTTAAAGCTGCACGATCTTATAGAAGATGCCGTGACCCACATAGAACTGATTGTTGAGGATAGGGGTGGCTATGTTCAAATTCATTTAGGGGCATTAAAATCTTCTATTTTGGCTAATGAATCCCATTTTACAAATGTGATCGTAAACATTTTGGAAAACGCGGTAAAGTACACTACAGGTAAACCAGAAATTGATGTTTATACTGAAAATGTCAAGAACTTTATTGTTATGAAAATCAAGGATAAGGGAGACGGGATGTCAAAAAATATTCAAAAAAGAATTTTCGATAAATTTTACCGGGAACATACCGGTGATATTCATAATGTAAAAGGGCACGGCTTGGGCCTTGCGTATGCAAAACGTATCGTAGAAGATCACACCGGTGAAATTTACGTACAGAGCGAAAAAGGAAAAGGAAGTACATTTATAATTAAATTACCATTAATATCATAA